A stretch of DNA from Brevibacterium sp. CBA3109:
GGTGGCGTACGGTGACGGATGTGCTCAGGGCAACGGGCGGCCGATCCGGCCAGAAAGCCGAGGTCGACCGCCCGAATAGCGATCACTTGGGAGCGTCGCCGAACCACTTCTCGTAGATTTTGTCGTATTCGCCGTTGTCTTTGATCTCTTTGAGTGTCTCGTCTACGGCCTTCTTCATCTCGGCATTGCCCTTCTTCATGCCGATGCCGTAGTGCTCACCGGTGTCAATGTCGAAGCCGACGGCGAAACCGTCATTGTTCGCGGCGTAGTCGTAGAGGACTCCGTTGTCATTGATGACAGCATCGGCTTGACCGTTCTTCAAAGCTTCGAGGGACAGTGGCAGGTCCTCGTAGGTGATGACTTCTGCGTCCTTGAAGTTCTCGGTTGCATAGTCGAGGCCGGTGGTGCCTGCTTGGGCGCCGATTTTGAAGCCCTTGAGCGCGTCAGCATCCTTCGCTGTTTTGTCATCATTGGTCAGAATCGCTTGATTGGCGGCGAAGTACGGATCGGAGAAGTCGATGGCCTCTTCGCGCTCCGGGGTGATGGTCATGGCAGCCGCGGCAACGTCGCATTGATCCTGAGCAAACGAGGCTCCAGCAGTGATCGGTTCGAAGGGGACGTTGACAATCTCCTGCTCGACGCCGAGCTTCTTTGCCACGGCGTCGACGATGTCGACATCGAAGCCGACGACCTTTCCGTCTTTTTCGAACTGGAACGGTTGATACGACAGGTGGGTGCAGGTAGTCAGCTGGCCTTCTTTGACAAGGGGCACGCCGCCCTCGGCGGTCGCTGCCGGTTCCGAATCGTCGCCGCCGCTGCACGCGGACAGGGCAAGCATGGCGCCGATGGCCACCGTGGCCATAGTCAAGCGTCGTTTCATTGTTCCTCCAGAAGAGTCGGTGACATCGATGTCACGTAACAGGTGTCGCTGCCGCGCGATGTCAAGCTGTTTGGAGTCACTCACGCTGCTAACGCGTTCTTCTCTCGATGATTGATCCCGACCACCTCAGCCGGTGCGTGTGTTCTCGGTGGCACGGAAAATCGTTCAGGATGTTGGGCGTAATAGGCATCAAGGACCTCCTGGCGTCGGGTCCACACTCCTTCCCAGGATCCCTCATGGACTTGGGACGGAGTGAAGTGCGCGATCCCGGAATGGCGATGCTCAGTGTTGTACCACTGCACATACTCGTCGATGAAACTGCGAGCCGTGTCCACGTTTTCAAAGAGGGTGTCAAATAGTTTGTGTACCGGGTCACAGCTGAAAGGACAGAATAGTGACTGTGACGAATACACACTCGAATCCGAACCAGGCCAACGAAATTGTTGACCAGCTCAAGGCCTCCGGGGCCCTCGACGAACTCTTTTCCAAGATCGATTCCGGCGAGGTCGAACTCACCGGCGATGGCGGTCTCGTCCCGGCCCTGATCAAGGAAACCCTCGAACGAGGACTCGGCGCTGAGATGACCTCGCACCTGGGCTACACAGCCGGCGACAGAGATGCCAAGACCACAACGAACTCGCGCAACGGAACGTATGCCAAGACAGTCGCTTCCGAAGCCGGTGACATCGAGATCAGCGTCCCCCGGGACCGTGACGGGTCGTTCACGCCCCGCCTGGTGCCCAAGGGTTCACGCCGACTCGGTGGCCTCGATGACATGATCATCTCGCTGTATGCCGGCGGGATGACGATCCGCGATATCCAACACCATCTGGTATCAACAATCGGCACCGAACTCTCCCATGAGACGATCTCGAACATCACCGATGCAGTCCTCGACGCGGTCATGGAATGGCAGCAACGACCCCTCGAGGAGTTCTACCCCGTCATCTACCTCGACGCGATCCGAGTCAAGGTCCGCGACAACGGACACGTGCGCTCGAAAGCCGCGCATATCGCTGTCGGTGTCGATATGGATGGCATCAAGCATGTGCTGGGCATCTGGGTCCAGAACACCGAGGGTGCCTCGTTCTGGGCCCACGTGTGCGCGGAACTGGCCAACCGGGGAGTCCAGGATGTCCTTATCGTTTGCTGCGACGGGCTCACGGGCCTACCGGATGCGATCGAGGCGACCTGGCCGGACTCACTCGTCCAAACCTGTGTCGTGCACCTGATTCGGGCTGCGAATCGGTTCGTGTCCTATACCGACCGCAAGGCCGTGTCGAGGGCGCTGAAACCAATCTACGCTGCCGCCAACGAGGAAGCGGCGCTGACAGCGCTGACGACTTTCGCCGAGTCCGAACTGGGACGGAAGTATCCCTCGGCAGTAGCGGTGTTTGAAAACGCGTGGGACCGGTTCATACCGTTCCTGCAATTTCCACCAGCCCTGCGGCGAGTCATCTATACGACGAACGCGATCGAGTCGCTGAACTACCAGCTGCGCAAGGTCACGAAGAACCGATCCCAGTTCCCGACCGATGACTCAGTGGTGAAGCTGCTGTGGCTGGCGATCTGCAATATCGAGGACAAACGAGCCCGAGAACGAGAGAAAGAGAAGGGGAAAGGAAAGGCTCGGAAGGCCACGACGGGTCGACTCGTCGAGGGCCAGATCACGACGAACTGGAAACAGGCCCTGGCTCAACTGGCCGTGGCCTATCCAGACCGGATGAATCCCTACTTGTAAATCAATCCCGAACACAAACTACTTGACAGGCTCTTTTCAAACGTCCCTGGATAATTCGGCCGGTACTTCATCGTGCGAAACTCTGACTCCGAGTACGGGTTGTCATTGGACACATACGGGCGGTTATGTGTCAGGGACACACCATGATCGCCCAGAGCGGTCTTGAGCACGCTCGACTTCATCGCCGCACCCGAATCCGCATGCACGAACTCCGGCGGCCCATACTCGGCGATCGCGGTCTCAAACATCTCCACAGCAAGGTCATCGACCTCGCGCTCCTCGACACGGTAGCCAACGATCTTGCGGGAGAAGATATCGATGATCGAATACGTTTTATACACGACTCTCGACCACACCGACTTCACATCAGTGATGTCCCAACTCCACACCTGGCCAGGCCCGGTCGCGACCAGCACCGGCATCGTTCGGGGCTGCCTCGTGCCCTTCCTCGTCGCGACCACGGGCCGCTGCGTCTGATCAACGATGTCTTCGGCAATACGCCACCAGGTTCGTCGCGATGCCACCAGAATCCCGGCATCCCACGCGACTGCGAATGAGTGATCGACCGAGTGTCCTCGCGCCCACCCATCCCGGATCAGTCCTTGGACCTGGTTCCGGACATCGGCGGCGATCCGATTCGGATACGCTCGTGCCTCATGCGCCACCGGGTCAGGCACACCCTCACGAGGATTGAGTCGGTAATGCCACGTTGACCTCGATAGACCGAGCACAGCGAGGACTCGACGCTGTGAGATTCCCGCGGCCACGAGGTCGAACACCATTGTGTTCTCCATCGTCAGGAACTCGACGGATCCTGCTGATCCTCGGTCGCGTCGGGCTCTGACACGTTCCTGGCGTGCAAGAGCCCGATAGCTTTTCCCAGCGTGCTCGCCGTCTCTTCCAACCGATGGATATCCTCGTTGCGACGAGCCAGCTCAGCTTCTTTCGCGGCCAGGGCCTTCTCCTTGGCCGCGAGTTCGTCCATCAGGACTCTCTCGCGATCTGAGGTCAGTGCCTCGGTCATCTTCTTCCGGCGTGATGGGAAAGACATGGTCCCATTCTCTCGAGGAACCAGGCCGCGGTCGAGGTCGCCCGCGACGAGAGCTCGCATCCATTGATAGAGCTGCTTCTTCGAGAAGGGTTGAGTATCGACCCATTTGCCCTTCTGTCCGAAGGGAAGCATGTCGTATTCGGTGAGGTAGGCGCGGATCTCAACAGTGCTGTATCCGACGGTGATTGTCATGGTTGGTGTTCTCCTCTTTGTCAGGCTGAGTGACTCACACACAGCCTGACAAAGAGGGTGCCCAACCGAAGTTCTGAGCAACGTCTGAAAGAGATCGTACAGTGTTATAGGTCACACACGTGACTACCCTGAGCCCACTGCGTCGGTCGTTGCCAAATCGTAGTGTTGAGTCTCATTGTGGGGGCACTTGCTCGGAGAACTCGTCAGTCCTCGGCTTTGACCAGGTCCGAGTGGAGATGGTGGGTCATCACGACACCCACTGCGGCCATGGAGAAGTCGACGGACAGGCGGTCGTCCGTGATTCGGTAGGTCCGTGCGGTTGCCTCTACGGTCTTCGCCGAGGTGCTCACGAGAAGCTGTGGGGACCGGAGGTCGAGGAAGAGCCCGCCCTCAACGGCCGACAGAGTGCCCTCGGCCAGTTCGGCATGACCGGTCGGTTGGGCCAGAACGAATTCGACGGTCGTTGCAGTGGGGCTGCGCAGGAATCCCGTTTCCATGTGCATGGGCTTGCCCTCGGGCGACCAGGTGCGCTGTTGGTAGACCAGGAAGGGTTTGGCGACGTCCCGGAAGGTCAGCTCTTCGCTGTAGCTGAAGGCGTCGATCGTCGGGTAGTGGCCCGATCCGGTGCCTCGCCAGGTGCCGATCAACGGCCGCAGCTGCGGTGGAAGTGCCATGGTCATCCTCCCTGGTCCGGTTGTCCTCATCCTGATCCTAGGGCATGTTCTGATTCCTGAGGAGTCCGAGCATTCGCCTATTCGACGGTGACGCCGGTGATGGTCACTGCTTCCTTGGGGGCGCCATCGCTGGCACCGGATTCTGTGCCCTTGGCCCCGATGTCGGCAACGGACTTCGTGCTGGCTTCGTCGAGTGATCCGAACACGGTGTAGTCCGGCGGCAGCGAGCTGTCGTCATAGACGACGAAGAACTGCGATCCATTCGTATCGGGGCCGGCGTTGGCCATTGCCAATGTGCCGGCCGGGTACTTCTCGGAGCCGTCGACCTCATCGGCGAAGGTGTAGCCGGGTCCGCCGCTGCCAGTGCCCGATGGGTCACCGCATTGGAGGACGAAGATGCCCTCGGTGGTCAGACGGTGGCAGTCGGTGTCATCGAAGTACTTCTGATCAGCCAAGGACAGGAAGCTATTCACGGTACAGGGTGCGCCGTCGGCATCGAGGCTCACGGACAGATCGCCAGCAGTCGTCGATACTGTGGCAGCGACCTTGCCGCTGGTCTGAGGAGACTCCTTGGGAGGCTCGACGTCCTTCGCCGCTGGTGCGGAATCGGCAGGGTATTGGCAGGCGGAAGAGCCGGCCCCATCCGATGCGCCGGCGTTCGAGCCCGCTGAATCGTCAGCGGAATCAGCAGATCCGCACGCGGTCAGGGCCAGCAGCGCGAGGACGGCCAAGACGGCGAGGACCGTCACTGCCGACAGGGGACGATGGGTGAGGGCTCGAGAGCGGTGCCGCGCAGGGTGATCCATGCCCCCATCGTATTTCGTCGACGGAGAATGGTCACCATCGGATGGTCTTTGCCGAGGAGTGCGTTCGATTGTGCCTGTGCTTCGTGAAGGCTGCTGGCCTCAGACATCGACTTCGTTGCGGCCCGAGGATTCCGAGGTGCCGCCTCGGCGGAGGGCGATCGCGATGATGAGCACGATGAGGCCGGCCAGGCACAGGCCGACTCCCACCCAGGCGGGGGCGCGGTAGCCCAGGCCCGCAGTGATGACGATGCCACCGAGCCAGGCGCCGAGGGCATTGGCGAGGTTGAATGCGGCATGATTCATTGCTGCCGAGAGACTCGGTGCGTCGTGGGAGTCGCGCAGCAGACGCATCTGCAGCGAGGTCGTGATCATCGACCCGGCGATGCCGATGAAGAAGAGCGCGATGATCGCAACGGCCGCGATATGGGTGAACGCACCGAAGGTGGAGAGCACGAGGGCGGAGAGGATCATGCCGCCGATGCCTGAGCGTTCGATGGATTTGTCGACCAGCGGTCCCGCGATGAGGGAACCGGCGGTCATGCCGAGACCGTAGACGGCCAGCACCCAGGGGATCGCGGTCTCGGGTACGCCGGCAATGTCGGTCATGGTCGGGGCGATGTAGGTGTAGACGGCGAACATGCCGCCGAAGCCCACGGAGCCTGCGACGAGGGTGAGGATGATCTGCGGACGAGCCAGGGCCCGCATCTCACCGCGGGCTGACGGGGCAGCACCGAGCTTCACTCGAGGCACGCCGACCGCGACCATGATGACGGTGAGGATCCCGAGCGCGGCGACCAATGCATAAGCGCTGCGCCAGCCGAGCAGGTTGCCCAGTGCCGTGGCGATGGGGACGCCGACGATGTTCGCGATCGTCAGCCCCAGCATGACGCGTGCCATCGCTCGACCGCGACGGTTCGGGGGCGCGAGTGATGAGGCGACGATGGCGCCGATGCCCAGGTAGGCGCCGTGAGGAAGTCCGCTGGCGAAGCGGGCGATGTTGAACAGGGTGGCGTCGGGGGCGAGCATCGAGGCGACATTGCCGAGTGCGAAGAATCCCATGAGGCACAGCAGCAGGTTCTTGCGATCCATGTGCGCGGCGATCGTGGTGATCAGTGGTGCGCCGACGACGACGCCGATGGCGTAGAACGACACGGCATGGCCCGCCTGGGGCACGGTGATGCCGAGCTCGCGGGCGATATGGGGCAGCAGGCCCATGGTGGCGAACTCGGTGACACCGATTGCGAATGCGCCGATCGCCAGGGCGAAGACGGCGAATTTGTAGACTCGGCGTGGCACCGGAGCGTCGCT
This window harbors:
- a CDS encoding integrase core domain-containing protein, yielding MYSSQSLFCPFSCDPVHKLFDTLFENVDTARSFIDEYVQWYNTEHRHSGIAHFTPSQVHEGSWEGVWTRRQEVLDAYYAQHPERFSVPPRTHAPAEVVGINHREKNALAA
- a CDS encoding basic amino acid ABC transporter substrate-binding protein, whose translation is MKRRLTMATVAIGAMLALSACSGGDDSEPAATAEGGVPLVKEGQLTTCTHLSYQPFQFEKDGKVVGFDVDIVDAVAKKLGVEQEIVNVPFEPITAGASFAQDQCDVAAAAMTITPEREEAIDFSDPYFAANQAILTNDDKTAKDADALKGFKIGAQAGTTGLDYATENFKDAEVITYEDLPLSLEALKNGQADAVINDNGVLYDYAANNDGFAVGFDIDTGEHYGIGMKKGNAEMKKAVDETLKEIKDNGEYDKIYEKWFGDAPK
- a CDS encoding MFS transporter: MSDAPVPRRVYKFAVFALAIGAFAIGVTEFATMGLLPHIARELGITVPQAGHAVSFYAIGVVVGAPLITTIAAHMDRKNLLLCLMGFFALGNVASMLAPDATLFNIARFASGLPHGAYLGIGAIVASSLAPPNRRGRAMARVMLGLTIANIVGVPIATALGNLLGWRSAYALVAALGILTVIMVAVGVPRVKLGAAPSARGEMRALARPQIILTLVAGSVGFGGMFAVYTYIAPTMTDIAGVPETAIPWVLAVYGLGMTAGSLIAGPLVDKSIERSGIGGMILSALVLSTFGAFTHIAAVAIIALFFIGIAGSMITTSLQMRLLRDSHDAPSLSAAMNHAAFNLANALGAWLGGIVITAGLGYRAPAWVGVGLCLAGLIVLIIAIALRRGGTSESSGRNEVDV
- a CDS encoding DDE-type integrase/transposase/recombinase translates to MENTMVFDLVAAGISQRRVLAVLGLSRSTWHYRLNPREGVPDPVAHEARAYPNRIAADVRNQVQGLIRDGWARGHSVDHSFAVAWDAGILVASRRTWWRIAEDIVDQTQRPVVATRKGTRQPRTMPVLVATGPGQVWSWDITDVKSVWSRVVYKTYSIIDIFSRKIVGYRVEEREVDDLAVEMFETAIAEYGPPEFVHADSGAAMKSSVLKTALGDHGVSLTHNRPYVSNDNPYSESEFRTMKYRPNYPGTFEKSLSSSLCSGLIYK
- a CDS encoding peptidylprolyl isomerase, which encodes MDHPARHRSRALTHRPLSAVTVLAVLAVLALLALTACGSADSADDSAGSNAGASDGAGSSACQYPADSAPAAKDVEPPKESPQTSGKVAATVSTTAGDLSVSLDADGAPCTVNSFLSLADQKYFDDTDCHRLTTEGIFVLQCGDPSGTGSGGPGYTFADEVDGSEKYPAGTLAMANAGPDTNGSQFFVVYDDSSLPPDYTVFGSLDEASTKSVADIGAKGTESGASDGAPKEAVTITGVTVE
- a CDS encoding FABP family protein; the protein is MALPPQLRPLIGTWRGTGSGHYPTIDAFSYSEELTFRDVAKPFLVYQQRTWSPEGKPMHMETGFLRSPTATTVEFVLAQPTGHAELAEGTLSAVEGGLFLDLRSPQLLVSTSAKTVEATARTYRITDDRLSVDFSMAAVGVVMTHHLHSDLVKAED
- a CDS encoding IS256 family transposase, whose product is MTNTHSNPNQANEIVDQLKASGALDELFSKIDSGEVELTGDGGLVPALIKETLERGLGAEMTSHLGYTAGDRDAKTTTNSRNGTYAKTVASEAGDIEISVPRDRDGSFTPRLVPKGSRRLGGLDDMIISLYAGGMTIRDIQHHLVSTIGTELSHETISNITDAVLDAVMEWQQRPLEEFYPVIYLDAIRVKVRDNGHVRSKAAHIAVGVDMDGIKHVLGIWVQNTEGASFWAHVCAELANRGVQDVLIVCCDGLTGLPDAIEATWPDSLVQTCVVHLIRAANRFVSYTDRKAVSRALKPIYAAANEEAALTALTTFAESELGRKYPSAVAVFENAWDRFIPFLQFPPALRRVIYTTNAIESLNYQLRKVTKNRSQFPTDDSVVKLLWLAICNIEDKRAREREKEKGKGKARKATTGRLVEGQITTNWKQALAQLAVAYPDRMNPYL